TCAGAAACGTAATTGCTTTTTCACGCGAAGCTTTGAGCTTTGCCGGTGCCGGTCCTGCAGCTAAGACGAGTGAAGAATTCCAGCAAACGAAACCGAGTAACATGAGACGCAGAAAACAGCACATCGATGGACGCTCCTTGAATTGAGGGGATTGTTCTCGATTCAGGAGCCGCAAAATATGTTCCATATTTGTTGCAGGTGGGGAATGGCTAAATCAAAGGATGATTTTGCATGGCATGACAATTAATTTTCAGGAGTGGTTGAAAAAACCGCCAGTGCTGTCGAAAAAAGCGTCACGTTCGGATGGGCTTAGTTGTTCCTATGCTTTGAGGATTTCTTTGACAACGTGGCCGTGAACGTCGGTCAGGCGGAAGTCGCGACCGGCGTGGCGGTAAGTCAGTTTTTCATGATCCAGCCCCATGATATGTAAGATCGTGGCATGGAAATCATGCACGTGAACCATGTCTTTTACGACATAGTTTCCAATGTCGTCGGTTGCGCCGTGAATCACACCGCCGCGCACATTGCCGCCGGCAAGCCAGCAGGAAAACGCGTTGGGGTGATGCGTGCGTGATTTGGTTCCTTTGCCGTCCTGTGCCCAGGGAGAACGGCCGAATTCCGTACAGAATACGAGCAGCGTGTCTTCCAGGAGGCCCCGCTGTTTCAGATCCGTGATCAGTGCGGCGATCGGCTGGTCGACGCGACGGGCGTATTTTTCATGCGAGGCGATATCGCGGTGGGCGGCATCCCAGTTATCGCGGCAGGCTCCGACGGCGTCGATAATTTCAATAAAGCGAACGCCCCGTTCGACCAGGCGGCGGGCCATCACACACTGGGCGGCGTAACTCGATTGATCTCCCTGATCCACTCCATAGGCGGTCAATGTTTCCTTTGTTTCTTTGGAAAGATCAAGGGCTTCGGGTGCCTGCTGTTGCAGACCTGTGGCGGCGGTAAAGGAGGCGACGCGTCCGGCGAGTTGGCTATCCTGCTGGCGTTGTTTTAAGTGGCGTTGATTCATTTTTGACAAGAGAGAGAGTTCCAATTGCTGTC
This genomic interval from Gimesia alba contains the following:
- a CDS encoding DUF1501 domain-containing protein — encoded protein: MHNSKHIHRRSLLQAGLGTTAGLLLPSMLPASDSVPHHRPQAKHVIMLYMSGGYSHVDTFDPKPALTKRHDQSIGEEAKAAVSGQPTIKRYLKAPLWKFQPNRECGTEVSDLFPHIRQQMHEVALIRSMSCDHRDHGEATLQLHTGSTTTAMPGIGAWMSYGLKSFNENLPSHIVISEHRPYNGPQLWDANFLPAVNGGVQVVPGNDPIPFLKSPTSRERQQLELSLLSKMNQRHLKQRQQDSQLAGRVASFTAATGLQQQAPEALDLSKETKETLTAYGVDQGDQSSYAAQCVMARRLVERGVRFIEIIDAVGACRDNWDAAHRDIASHEKYARRVDQPIAALITDLKQRGLLEDTLLVFCTEFGRSPWAQDGKGTKSRTHHPNAFSCWLAGGNVRGGVIHGATDDIGNYVVKDMVHVHDFHATILHIMGLDHEKLTYRHAGRDFRLTDVHGHVVKEILKA